In the genome of Longimicrobium sp., the window CACCGGCAGCTACTAGAGGAAAGGGGCGAAACGAGACAGAGGCCCCGGTCGGGTGGCCGGGGCCTCGTCTTTGGTATCCGGTCCGGACGCCGAACCCCTGGACCGCCGGCAGCCGCCAACGGATCGGGGGGGCCGGGGGTCAAAGGGAGGTGCGTCGGTCGTCCGGCGCCGCCAGCACGTCCCGCGGACCGGAGGGTCGCGGGGCCTCACGAGTGGGACAGGCAGACAGGTTGGCAATGCGTTTCTCGAATCTTACCGGCCGCGCCGCGGCCGTGCTGTGCGTCCTCTTCGCCGCCCCGGCCGCCCTTGGCGCGCAGGGCGGCGCCGTCACCGGGACCGTGGTGGACGCGGCGACGGGGCGGCCGATCCCGGCGGCCACCGTCACCCTGCGCGGCGCGGCGGACTCGGCGCGGGCGCGCACGGGGGCGGACGGGCGCTTCCGCGTGGCCGTGGGCGTGGCGGGGACGTACACCCTGCAGGCCACGGCGCTCGGGTACGCGCCCGAGCGGCGCGCGGACGTGGCGGTGCCGGCGGACGGGGCGGTGGACGTGGGGACGATCCGCCTGGCCGTCTCCGCCATCCTCCTGGAGGGGGTGGAGGCCCGCACCGAGCGCTCCACGGTGATCGTGGCGCCGGACCGCACCATCTACAGCACGCGCGACATGCCGGTGGCGGCCGGCGGGATGGCCACCGACGTCCTGAGGAGCGTCCCCGAGCTGGAGGTGGACGTCAACGGCGCCGTGCAGCTGCGCGGCACCCCGGCGCAGATCTACCTGAACGGCCGCCCCGCGCCGATGCAGGGCGAGTCGCTGGAGCTGTTCCTCCAGCAGTTCCCGGCCGACCGCATCGAGCGCATCGAGGTGATCCCCAACCCGTCGGCGCGCTTCGAGGCCGAGGGGGCGGGCGGCATCGTCAACATCGTGCTCAAGAAGGACGTGGACCTGGGGCTCAGCGGCAACGTGTTCGCCAACGCGGGGAGCCAGGGCGAGGTGGGCGGCGGCGGGCGCGTCACCTGGCAGCGCGGGCCGCTCACCCTCTTCGGCGGCGGCTTCCTGCGCCGCTCGGACCGGCGCATCACCAGCTACGACCTGCGCCGCAACCTGCTGGCGGAGCCCGTCTCGCTCCTGGAGCAGGAGGGGTGGACCGACCGCGAGGGGCTCTCCGGCAACCTGGACCTGACCGCGGAGCTCGCGCTCTCCGGCCGCTCCACGCTCTGGAGCTCGCTGGGGCTCTGGAGGAACGGCTTCGACGCCGATGGCGTGGTGGTCTACACGCAGATGGACACGCTCCGCGCCGTCACCGAGCGCTACGACCGCGCCTCACTCAACGAGCGGAGCAGCCTCTCCACCAGCTTCTCCGCGGGCTTCCGCTACTCCCTGGCCCGGGCGGAGCGCAAGCCGGAGAACGAGCGGGGGAACGGGCCCGGCCAGGGCGGCCGCGGCCCCGGGGGCCCCGGACCGGCGGGCGGCGGGCGCGGTCCGGGCGGCATGGGCGGCGGCCCGGGAGGCGGGTTCGGGGGCGGCGGGCCGGGGGGCGGCGGCGGACCGGGCGCCGGGCCGGGCACCCACGAGCTGACGCTGGAGGTGGAGTACGAGCGGCAGGGCGAGGACGCCTTCAGCCGCATCCGCAGGCAGCTGCTGGGGCTGGAGGGCGAGCCGCTGGGGCTCCCGGTGCAGCTCACGCTCGACGACACCGACGCGGGCGAGCTCGAGCGGCAGGTGGAGGTGGGGTACGTGCGCCCGTGGGGCGGGACCGGGAGCATCGAGCTGGGCTACCGCGCCGAGGTGCAGGACCGCGACGACGACCGCCTGCTGGAGGTGTTCGCCGACGCCGACGACCCCGCGGCGGGGGCCGCCTCCGCCACGGGGTACGACTTCCGCGAGGTCTTCCACTCCGGGTACGTCACCCTGTCGCGCGTGGTGGGCCCGCTGGCCGTGCAGGCGGGGCTGCGCGCCGAGCGGGCGGACACGCGGCTGGAGCTGGCGGAGACGCCCGACGTCTTCGAGAACGGGTACCTGAGCCTCTTCCCCAGCGCCAACCTGCGCTATGACCTGGGCGGCGGGCGCGAGGTGCGGCTGCAGTACTCCCGCCGGGTGCGGCGCCCCGGGCCGTGGATCCTGAACCCCGTCAACCGCTCCAACGACCCGCTGAACCGCACCGTCGGCAACCCCGGGCTGGAGCCGCAGTACGCGCACTCGGTGAGCCTGGAGACCAGCTGGTCGGGGGCGCTCGGGTCGCTGCGCTTCTCGCCCTACTACCGCCGCACCGAGAACGACTGGGTGCAGATCCGGCGGGTGGACGCGGCCGGCGTCTCCACCCAGACCTGGGAGAACCTGGCCACGGTGGAGCAGCTCGGCACCTCGCTCACCCTCTCCATGCGCCCGCAGGGCGGGGTGAGCGGGAGCCTCAGCCTCAGCGGCACGCGCGAGGTGCGCAACGCCAGCAACCTGGCCGTGGACTTCTCGGGCGACGCCACCTGGTGGAGCGCGCGCGGCAACGCGAGCGCGCGGGTGACGGAGCGGCTGGCGCTGCAGGGGATGTTCTTCTACCAGCCGGGGCGCGAGGTGGCGCAGGGCCGCGTCTCGTCGTCGCTGATGACGCACGTGGGGCTCCGGCAGCAGCTGGGCGAGCGGGGCACGCTCAACCTGATGGTGACCGACCCGTTCGACCTGTTCCGCCAGTCGTTCGAGAGCCGCGACCCCACCTTCGTGCAGATCGGGCGCAGCCGCTTCAGCGCGCGCGCGGCGGTGCTGAGCTTCTCCTACAGCTTCGGCCGCCCGCCGCGCGTGCGCGAGCGGGAGCGCGACGAGCAGCCCGAGGAGCAGGACGAGATCCCCGCGCCGTAGCGGGCCGGGGACGCTCCGGGGGGAACGAGAAGGCGCGGGGGATCGGCCCCGCTCCTTTTCTCGTGCTGTCGCGCCGGTCTTGCGGGTGCCGGAGGCGCCGCCGCGCTACGGCACGACGCCACACGACGGGCGAGCCTGACGGCGCTGGAGCGCACCGTCGCGTCCATCGGCCAGACGATCGGCGGCCGGCAGCGCGAAAGATCACGGAGCCCGCCGCGCTCGCTGTTCAGGCGCTCGGAAGCAGCTCGCCCGTGCCGCCGGCCGGCCGGAGCCGCGGGAGCCGACGCCTGACCGGCCCGCCGCCGATCCGCCGCGGCGGATCGCCGCGAGCGGGGCCGAACGGGAGGAGCAGGACCGGGCAGCTCGCGCCGCACAGCACGCGCAGCCACGCCGCGCGCCTCTCCGCCGGCGCCCGCGTGCGGCCGAGGACGAGGAGGTCGGGCGCTTCCTGGTCGACCCACCGCAACACCCGCCGGCCCGGCGCGGTGCCGAAGCGCATGCAGCTCGTCAGGCGCACCCGGCGGGTGCCCGGCAGCGTCCCGGCCCGCGCTTCCAGGCTGCTCCGCAGCTCGTGCCACCGGTCCATGTCCGCCGCGGCCTGGAGGACGTGGAGCTCCGGCGGCGCGTCCGCGCTCCCCTCGGACGGGCCGAACAGCGCGTCCAGCCACCCCCAGGCGCGGCCGAGGGTGTCCGCGGCGGCATCTTCTCCATCCAGCGGGAGCACGACCTTGCGCGGCGGCCAGCTCTCCGAGCCGCGGAAGACGAGGACGGCCTGCTCCGCCTCGGCCGCGACGCGCACTACGC includes:
- a CDS encoding TonB-dependent receptor: MRFSNLTGRAAAVLCVLFAAPAALGAQGGAVTGTVVDAATGRPIPAATVTLRGAADSARARTGADGRFRVAVGVAGTYTLQATALGYAPERRADVAVPADGAVDVGTIRLAVSAILLEGVEARTERSTVIVAPDRTIYSTRDMPVAAGGMATDVLRSVPELEVDVNGAVQLRGTPAQIYLNGRPAPMQGESLELFLQQFPADRIERIEVIPNPSARFEAEGAGGIVNIVLKKDVDLGLSGNVFANAGSQGEVGGGGRVTWQRGPLTLFGGGFLRRSDRRITSYDLRRNLLAEPVSLLEQEGWTDREGLSGNLDLTAELALSGRSTLWSSLGLWRNGFDADGVVVYTQMDTLRAVTERYDRASLNERSSLSTSFSAGFRYSLARAERKPENERGNGPGQGGRGPGGPGPAGGGRGPGGMGGGPGGGFGGGGPGGGGGPGAGPGTHELTLEVEYERQGEDAFSRIRRQLLGLEGEPLGLPVQLTLDDTDAGELERQVEVGYVRPWGGTGSIELGYRAEVQDRDDDRLLEVFADADDPAAGAASATGYDFREVFHSGYVTLSRVVGPLAVQAGLRAERADTRLELAETPDVFENGYLSLFPSANLRYDLGGGREVRLQYSRRVRRPGPWILNPVNRSNDPLNRTVGNPGLEPQYAHSVSLETSWSGALGSLRFSPYYRRTENDWVQIRRVDAAGVSTQTWENLATVEQLGTSLTLSMRPQGGVSGSLSLSGTREVRNASNLAVDFSGDATWWSARGNASARVTERLALQGMFFYQPGREVAQGRVSSSLMTHVGLRQQLGERGTLNLMVTDPFDLFRQSFESRDPTFVQIGRSRFSARAAVLSFSYSFGRPPRVRERERDEQPEEQDEIPAP